A part of Nocardioides sp. WS12 genomic DNA contains:
- a CDS encoding sigma-70 family RNA polymerase sigma factor produces MADDARRELDEQLLDRVRAGDGLAYEDLYRAHIDGARHLARILVGTDHADELVAESFARVLAALRAGGGPTDNFRAYLHVTIRNGYRDGLRAPREAPVSDQPWLFDDAQVPAEEMVAGLDETVAVDALSSLPESWQRVLWHVEVEGRKPAEVATIMDLQPRAVSSLAHRAREGLKRAYLDLHAGPAPEQEKCQWAHARMSQYARGDLSPRAELKFGEHIDSCPNCNQAFVVVDRVNQKLAAYVLPIVLLAVLPGGGKGLLWLVGAGGGVAATGGVAASGGATSGAASSGGSAVGGPVAVGVAAAVAIGAIAAGALALSGESDPHPGDGAAPADVAPVPVVEPVETAPKPAPSTDRPVLRTPAPVEPEAEADVVSGPSVVPAARRPRPSTAVSPVPVVVPVVPVEPADPCVTDDPCVRLADVGTTAGPGPAPSQVSATVDVFGGPARTIELVFVFDGAVTVPAGGRSGAGWTCTVLDPVGGGLEVGAGAPYLVIGQLTPVTCSFAYDAAEPPPLTLTANPLLAPPTPAGSVTLVSAGEQVATQRFPG; encoded by the coding sequence ATGGCGGACGACGCGCGCCGCGAGCTGGACGAGCAACTGCTCGACCGCGTCCGCGCGGGCGACGGTCTCGCCTACGAGGACCTCTACCGCGCACACATCGACGGTGCTCGTCATCTGGCGCGCATCCTGGTCGGCACCGACCATGCCGACGAGCTCGTTGCGGAGTCCTTTGCCCGCGTGCTCGCGGCGCTGCGCGCCGGCGGCGGACCGACCGACAACTTCCGCGCCTACCTGCACGTCACGATCCGCAACGGCTATCGCGACGGCCTGCGGGCACCGCGCGAGGCGCCGGTGTCCGACCAGCCGTGGCTGTTCGACGACGCCCAGGTTCCCGCTGAGGAGATGGTCGCCGGGCTCGACGAGACGGTCGCGGTGGACGCCCTCTCGAGCCTGCCCGAGAGTTGGCAGCGCGTCCTGTGGCACGTCGAGGTCGAGGGTCGGAAACCGGCCGAGGTCGCCACGATCATGGACCTGCAGCCGCGCGCGGTGTCCTCGCTGGCGCACCGTGCCCGCGAGGGCCTGAAGCGTGCCTATCTCGACCTCCACGCCGGTCCTGCCCCGGAGCAGGAGAAGTGCCAGTGGGCGCACGCCCGGATGAGCCAGTACGCCCGCGGCGACCTCAGCCCCCGCGCCGAACTGAAGTTCGGCGAGCACATCGACTCCTGCCCGAACTGCAACCAGGCGTTCGTCGTGGTGGACCGCGTCAACCAGAAGCTCGCCGCGTACGTGCTCCCGATCGTGTTGCTGGCCGTGCTGCCGGGCGGCGGCAAGGGCCTGCTCTGGCTCGTCGGTGCCGGCGGTGGCGTGGCTGCCACCGGTGGCGTGGCCGCCTCCGGCGGGGCGACCTCCGGGGCTGCGTCCTCGGGTGGCTCGGCCGTCGGTGGGCCCGTGGCTGTGGGCGTCGCCGCTGCGGTCGCGATCGGGGCGATCGCGGCCGGAGCCCTTGCCCTCTCGGGTGAGAGCGACCCGCATCCAGGGGACGGGGCGGCGCCTGCCGACGTCGCACCCGTTCCGGTGGTCGAGCCTGTCGAGACCGCCCCGAAGCCCGCTCCGTCGACTGATCGACCCGTCCTGCGCACGCCGGCGCCCGTCGAACCCGAGGCCGAGGCCGATGTGGTGAGCGGTCCGTCGGTCGTCCCGGCTGCCCGGCGACCGCGTCCCAGCACCGCGGTGTCGCCCGTTCCGGTCGTCGTGCCCGTCGTGCCCGTCGAGCCGGCCGATCCGTGCGTCACCGACGACCCCTGTGTCCGCCTGGCCGACGTCGGGACCACGGCTGGACCGGGACCGGCCCCGTCGCAGGTCAGCGCGACGGTCGATGTGTTCGGTGGACCCGCGCGGACGATCGAGCTGGTCTTCGTGTTCGACGGCGCGGTGACCGTTCCTGCCGGTGGTCGGTCTGGCGCCGGCTGGACCTGCACGGTGCTCGACCCGGTTGGCGGGGGTCTCGAGGTCGGAGCCGGGGCGCCGTACCTCGTCATCGGCCAGCTCACCCCGGTCACCTGTTCCTTCGCGTACGACGCCGCGGAGCCGCCGCCACTGACGCTGACCGCCAACCCGCTGCTCGCGCCCCCGACCCCCGCGGGCAGCGTCACCCTGGTGTCCGCCGGTGAGCAGGTCGCGACCCAGCGCTTCCCGGGGTGA
- a CDS encoding hotdog fold domain-containing protein, which produces MTTPVHNLWKTTTGVPVVGGSIGKRVFSLAFAQKAPYFATIHPRVVDMRPNYAEIRFAKRRSVQNHIGTVHAIALCNGLEMAMGALAESTIPDTKRWIPKGMSISYTAKATGDITCIAETDQEQWDTAEGDLPVRVRGQLEDGTVVIEGVINLWVTSKKK; this is translated from the coding sequence ATGACGACTCCGGTGCACAACCTCTGGAAGACCACGACCGGCGTGCCGGTCGTCGGTGGCTCGATCGGCAAGCGGGTGTTCTCCCTCGCGTTCGCCCAGAAGGCGCCGTACTTCGCGACGATCCACCCGCGCGTCGTCGACATGCGTCCCAACTACGCCGAGATCCGCTTCGCGAAGCGCCGCAGCGTGCAGAACCACATCGGCACCGTGCACGCGATCGCGCTGTGCAACGGCCTGGAGATGGCGATGGGTGCGCTCGCCGAGTCGACCATCCCGGACACCAAGCGCTGGATCCCCAAGGGCATGTCGATCAGCTACACCGCGAAGGCAACCGGCGACATCACCTGCATCGCCGAGACCGACCAGGAGCAGTGGGACACCGCCGAGGGTGACCTCCCGGTCCGCGTCCGCGGCCAGCTCGAGGACGGCACCGTCGTCATCGAGGGCGTCATCAACCTCTGGGTGACCTCGAAGAAGAAGTAG
- a CDS encoding amino acid ABC transporter permease — protein MSNSVLFDAPGPKTVLRHRAYAVATGLALLGIAWYIFDGFNDAGQFDYEKKWEVFTTPDFIRALLVDGLFKTLQMAFGAILGAIVFGVVFGIGKLSEHRWIRWPSAVIVEFFRAVPVLLLMVFIWFSLGIKEESSSFWAVVFALTLYNGAVLAEVLRAGINAVPKGQGEAAYAIGMRKTQVMANILLPQGVKIMLPSLVSQCIVALKDTALGTLVLAPGLTKVGTQIYLEFNNRVPTMFVVATLYISVNFLLMLLANWLQKRYVGEKKLQVALPGTVDTGAGGAGGM, from the coding sequence ATGAGCAACAGCGTGCTCTTCGATGCCCCCGGACCGAAGACGGTCCTCCGCCACCGGGCCTATGCCGTCGCGACCGGCCTGGCCCTGCTCGGCATCGCCTGGTACATCTTCGACGGCTTCAACGACGCCGGTCAGTTCGACTACGAGAAGAAGTGGGAAGTCTTCACGACGCCCGACTTCATCCGGGCGCTGCTGGTCGACGGGCTGTTCAAGACCCTCCAGATGGCCTTCGGCGCAATCCTCGGCGCCATCGTCTTCGGCGTGGTGTTCGGTATCGGCAAGTTGTCCGAGCACCGCTGGATCCGCTGGCCCTCGGCGGTGATCGTGGAGTTCTTCCGTGCCGTCCCGGTCCTGCTCCTGATGGTCTTCATCTGGTTCAGCCTCGGCATCAAGGAGGAGAGCAGTTCCTTCTGGGCCGTCGTCTTCGCGCTCACTCTCTACAACGGCGCGGTGCTGGCCGAGGTCCTGCGCGCGGGCATCAACGCCGTACCGAAGGGTCAGGGCGAGGCGGCGTACGCCATCGGCATGCGCAAGACGCAGGTGATGGCGAACATCCTGCTGCCGCAGGGAGTCAAGATCATGCTGCCGTCCCTGGTCAGCCAGTGCATCGTGGCGCTCAAGGACACCGCCCTCGGCACGCTCGTGCTGGCCCCCGGCCTCACCAAGGTGGGCACGCAGATCTACCTCGAGTTCAACAACCGGGTGCCGACGATGTTCGTCGTCGCCACGCTGTACATCTCGGTCAACTTCCTGCTCATGCTCCTGGCGAACTGGCTGCAGAAGCGGTACGTCGGCGAGAAGAAGCTCCAAGTCGCACTCCCCGGAACGGTCGACACCGGCGCGGGTGGCGCCGGCGGCATGTGA
- a CDS encoding amino acid ABC transporter permease has protein sequence MEAISDNWDLYFRSFGYTVALFVIASVLSMIFGTILCALRVGPVKIMRAAATTYVTLVRNTPLVIVFAFFTFASPMFGLTFNFLDVHIGKFDFTEAFGAAVVSLTLYTSTFVCEALRSGINSVPLGQAEAARAVGLTFGGTMTQVVLPQAIRASVPPLASVQIAMLKNTSVAAAFGILEAVAQMRRFTNNFSSQRTEIFIFFALGYILLVLLLSFAASRLEKRWQVA, from the coding sequence GTGGAAGCGATCAGCGACAACTGGGACCTCTACTTCCGCAGCTTCGGCTACACCGTGGCGCTGTTCGTCATTGCCTCAGTGCTGTCCATGATCTTCGGGACGATCCTCTGCGCCCTCCGCGTGGGGCCGGTCAAGATCATGCGGGCAGCGGCCACGACGTACGTGACGCTGGTCCGCAACACTCCCCTGGTCATCGTCTTCGCCTTCTTCACCTTCGCTTCGCCGATGTTCGGCCTCACCTTCAACTTCCTCGACGTCCACATCGGCAAGTTCGACTTCACCGAGGCGTTCGGCGCCGCCGTCGTGAGCCTGACGCTCTACACCTCGACCTTCGTCTGCGAGGCGTTGAGGTCCGGCATCAACTCCGTCCCGCTCGGACAGGCAGAAGCAGCTCGCGCGGTCGGGCTGACCTTCGGCGGCACGATGACCCAGGTCGTCCTGCCGCAGGCCATCCGGGCCTCGGTCCCCCCGCTGGCCAGCGTGCAGATCGCGATGCTCAAGAACACGTCGGTGGCAGCCGCCTTCGGGATCCTCGAGGCGGTCGCGCAGATGCGTCGCTTCACCAACAACTTCAGCTCGCAGCGCACCGAGATCTTCATCTTCTTCGCGCTCGGCTACATCCTGCTCGTCCTCCTCCTCTCGTTCGCCGCGAGCCGACTCGAGAAGAGGTGGCAGGTCGCATGA
- a CDS encoding glutamate ABC transporter substrate-binding protein — translation MRLRKAFAATAVSLIAATGLVACGDAGDDAEDGVKVEAKDDCDDKFEAGSRMAELADAGKINVGHKDDQPGLGFEGATDDRPSGFDIEVAKLLIADLCIDPESDSVNWEVTISDNREPFLEQGKVDLVLASYSITDDRRLKVGQAGPYLVTGQQLLVKADSDVDSIDDLKGKEVCSVTGSTSIERIDEKGAKGVGFDSYSECVAKVLDGTVEGMSTDGTILAGFAAENEGQLKVVGDTFSTENIGVGYSKAEPEMCAWINDVLTASFEDGGWAKAFEITLGPSGVEVPDPPALDPCA, via the coding sequence ATGCGACTCAGGAAAGCATTCGCGGCGACGGCGGTCAGCCTCATCGCTGCCACCGGCCTCGTGGCCTGCGGCGACGCCGGTGACGACGCCGAAGACGGCGTGAAGGTCGAAGCCAAGGACGACTGCGACGACAAGTTCGAGGCCGGCTCGCGGATGGCCGAGCTCGCCGACGCCGGCAAGATCAACGTCGGCCACAAGGACGACCAGCCGGGCCTGGGCTTCGAGGGCGCCACCGACGACCGTCCCAGCGGCTTCGACATCGAGGTGGCGAAGCTCCTCATCGCCGACCTCTGCATCGACCCGGAGAGCGACAGCGTCAACTGGGAGGTGACCATCTCCGACAACCGGGAGCCCTTCCTGGAGCAGGGCAAGGTCGACCTGGTCCTCGCGTCGTACTCCATCACTGACGACCGTCGCCTGAAGGTCGGCCAGGCCGGCCCCTACCTGGTCACCGGCCAGCAGCTGCTGGTGAAGGCCGACAGCGACGTCGACAGCATCGATGACCTCAAGGGCAAGGAGGTCTGTTCGGTGACCGGGTCGACCTCGATCGAGCGGATCGACGAGAAGGGCGCCAAGGGCGTCGGCTTCGACAGCTACTCCGAGTGCGTGGCCAAGGTCCTCGACGGCACCGTTGAGGGCATGTCCACCGACGGCACGATCCTCGCCGGGTTCGCGGCCGAGAACGAGGGCCAGCTCAAGGTCGTCGGCGACACGTTCTCCACGGAGAACATCGGCGTCGGCTACAGCAAGGCCGAGCCGGAGATGTGCGCGTGGATCAACGACGTGTTGACCGCCTCGTTCGAGGACGGCGGCTGGGCCAAGGCGTTCGAGATCACCCTCGGGCCCTCGGGTGTCGAGGTGCCGGACCCGCCGGCACTGGACCCCTGCGCCTGA